In the genome of Sphingopyxis sp. YF1, the window CTTCATCACCGGGCAGGCGCTGACACTCGACGGCGGATTCCTGATCGGCTGATGAAAGGCTTGCAAACGTCTAAATGATTCGTCTAAATCAGATAGACGTTAATATTGCAGACAGGTGAGGATTCCGGCTTCATGCCCACGCTCAATTCGATCGTCCGCCAGGTCATGGCGATCGATCCCTCCGCTCCGGCGCTCGAGCATAAAAAACAGTGGCACAGCTGGGGCGAACTCAGCGCGGTCATCGACGCGGTGGATGCGATCCTCCTCGCCAACGGCATCGGCGCGGGCACGCGGATCGGCGGCATCCTGCGCAACACGCCGCAGATCGCAGCGGTGATCATCGGCACGATCATCGGCGACCGCTGCGTCGTGACGCTGAACCCCGCGCTGCCCGATGAAAAGCTGGCGAACGACATTGCCAGCCTCAAAACTCCCGTGGTGATCGCCGAAACCGCCGACTGGCAACGCGCGGCGGTGATCGAAGCGGTTCGCCGCAGCGGCGCGCTGGGGATCGAAATCACCGGCGACACCGGCGAACCCGCACGGATCATCGCCGCCATGACCGGGACCGATTTCCGCAGCGACGCCGAAGGCATCGGGATCGAGATGCTGACCAGCGGCACCACCGGCACCCCGAAGCGCGTGCCGCTGAAGGCCAGCAATTTCTCGAAAATGGTGCTCGACGCTGCGGTGTTCGAAAAGCGCGACGTCGATGCCCCGCCGAAGCTGTCGAAGGCCGTGACCATCTCGAACACGCCCTTTTCGCACATCGGCGGGATTTTCGGCCTGTTCGTCTCGCTGTCGGCGGGCCGCAAGTCGTGCATGCTCGACCGCTTCCGCGTCGAGGAATTCGTCGACGCGGTGCAGCGTCACAAGCCCAAGGTCGCGGGTGCCCCGCCCTCGGCCTTGCGGATGATCCTCGACGCCGGGGTACCAAAGGAAGCGCTGGCGAGCCTCGTCGCCTTTCGCACCTCGACCGCGCCGCTCGACCCCGAGCTTGCCGATCAATTCTTTGAGCATTTCGGCATTCCGGTGCTGCAGAACTATGGCGCCACCGAATTCGCCGGCGGCGTCGCGGGCTGGACGCTTCCCGATTTCCTGAAATCGGGCCAGCTCCGGCGTGGCAGCGTCGGCAAGATGAATCCCGGCGTCGATGGCCGCATCGTCGATCCCGAAAGCGGCGAGCCGCTCCCCTATGGCGAGAAGGGGTTGCTCGAACTGCGCGCGCGCCATCTGGGCGACGGCCGAAACTGGGTGCGCACCACCGATCTCGCGCGCATGGACGAGGATCAGTTTCTGTGGATCCTCGGGCGCGCCGACAATGCGATCATCCGCGGCGGATTCAAGATCATCCCCGACGATGTGGTGAAGGCGATCGAGGCGCATCCCGCAGTGCTCGAGGCTTGCGTGGTTGCACTCGCCGACCCGCGGCTGGGACAGGTTCCCGCTGCGGGCTACCGAGTCAAATCGGGGCAGGCGGTCAGCGCCGACGAGCTGCGCGACTTCCTGCGTGAACGGTTGACCGCCTATCAGGTGCCGACCAAATTGCTGGAGGTGCAGGACTTCCCGCGCACCCCCTCGATGAAACCCAGCCAGCCCGAACTCAGGAAACTGCTCGAAGCCGCTTGATCGGGAGCGACGGGCATCGCATCGGGTGATCGTGGACTATATCGCCCTCCCTTTCCGGCCGCACGGCTGCCGTTTCGAATTTCGCGACGACGGCTCCGCGCTGATCACGCCGGGATATGCGCTGCCCGAGCTCTGGCCCTCGATCCCGCACCTGTTCATCGACCGCGCGCAGCGCTTTCCCGACCGGCCGTTCGTCGCTCGCCGCGAACGGTTCGAAGGCGGCAACCGCGGCGAATGGCGGCGGCTGACCTATGGCGACGCGCTGCACCGGTCGCGCGCACTGGCGCAGGCCCTCCTCGATCGCGACATCGGTCCCGATGCGTCGGTGATGGTGCTGTCGGGGGGCAGCCCGGACCATATGGTCGTCAACCTTGCGTCCCAGATGGCGCGCGCGCCCTACGCCCCCGTGTCGGTCAATTATTCGCTGGCGGGCG includes:
- a CDS encoding class I adenylate-forming enzyme family protein; translated protein: MPTLNSIVRQVMAIDPSAPALEHKKQWHSWGELSAVIDAVDAILLANGIGAGTRIGGILRNTPQIAAVIIGTIIGDRCVVTLNPALPDEKLANDIASLKTPVVIAETADWQRAAVIEAVRRSGALGIEITGDTGEPARIIAAMTGTDFRSDAEGIGIEMLTSGTTGTPKRVPLKASNFSKMVLDAAVFEKRDVDAPPKLSKAVTISNTPFSHIGGIFGLFVSLSAGRKSCMLDRFRVEEFVDAVQRHKPKVAGAPPSALRMILDAGVPKEALASLVAFRTSTAPLDPELADQFFEHFGIPVLQNYGATEFAGGVAGWTLPDFLKSGQLRRGSVGKMNPGVDGRIVDPESGEPLPYGEKGLLELRARHLGDGRNWVRTTDLARMDEDQFLWILGRADNAIIRGGFKIIPDDVVKAIEAHPAVLEACVVALADPRLGQVPAAGYRVKSGQAVSADELRDFLRERLTAYQVPTKLLEVQDFPRTPSMKPSQPELRKLLEAA